From the genome of Colletotrichum higginsianum IMI 349063 chromosome 4, whole genome shotgun sequence, one region includes:
- a CDS encoding Integral membrane protein translates to MMYLLYKTIARATIPPLPILSPDADLSDDADNHSIGAVIVASVVPITIISTLFAFARLFVKGWIQRRIQYDDGILLLAVASGWTATGTTLKAVALGNGKHVATLTDEQKEEALRWTVMTFAFGIVALALPKLTIVALINRILNPKRLHRFFLWALVLLCAVGLLGNVVGLFAQCPQEAVVQITFTKTACLGPERAVAYSISTSDDSADLVIWTR, encoded by the exons ATGATGTACCTGCTCTACAAGACAATAGCCAGAGCGACAATACCGCCGTTACCTATATTGTCGCCCGATGCTGATCTTTccgacgatgccgacaaCCACAGCATAGGTGCCGTCATTGTGGCATCTGTGGTGCCAATCACGATCATTTCTACGCTCTTCGCCTTCGCGCGACTTTTTGTCAAGGGATGGATCCAACGACGAATTCAGTACGACGATGGTATTCTCTTGCTGGCCGTG GCTTCGGGCTGGACTGCGACGGGAACCACGCTCAAGGCCGTGGCTCTGGGGAATGGCAAGCACGTTGCCACCCTCACCGACGAGCAAAAGGAAGAAGCTCTTAGATGGACAGTGATGACCTTTGCCTTTGGGATTGTCGCCCTGGCACTACCGAAGCTCACCATCGTGGCCCTGATAAACCGAATCCTCAACCCGAAACGGCTTCACCGCTTCTTCCTCTGGGCGCTAGTGTTGCTGTGTGCCGTCGGGCTGTTGGGAAACGTGGTCGGTCTTTTCGCGCAGTGTCCACAAGAGGCAGTGGTGCAAATCACATTTACAAAGACGGCATGCCTTGGCCCGGAAAGGGCGGTTGCCTATTCGATATCTACAAGTG ACGATTCTGCAGATCTCGTCATTTGGACAAGGTAA
- a CDS encoding MAC1 interacting protein 1, producing MKNILSVVAAMMLLAHGAAAANDCASVAVTAIPSCAQGCFLEGASFVGCDSLDFSCQCGKEAALYAAIEPCVATGCPAASIQAVIKGASSVCGCAGAGQVAEQTISGSFVSAISGSAIGSSPAKASATPSGLAGGFPSASPTQGNGGGGGWNPPPTTSPFSTSSPVNAAGRQSYSKLGLLSVVFAMTLSAAV from the exons ATGAAGAACATCCTTAGCGTTGTTGCTGCCATGATGCTGCTGGCACAcggtgcggcggcggcgaatGACTGCGCGAGCGTGGCTGTCACCGCGATCCCGTCCTGCGCCCAGGGCTGTTTTCTCGAGGGCGCATCTTTCGTCGGCTGCGACAGTCTCGACTTCTCCTGCCAGTGCGGAAAGGAGGCTGCTCTCTATGCCGCTATCGAGCCCTGCGTCGCCACCGGATGCCCTGCTGCATCGATCCAGGCTGTCATCAAGGGAGCATCATCCG TATGCGGTTGTGCCGGCGCAGGTCAAGTCGCCGAGCAAACTATCTCTGGATCCTTCGTctccgccatctcgggcTCTGCAATCGGATCATCACCAGCTAAGGCCTCAGCGACGCCCTCGGGGCTTGCTGGGGGGTTTCCCTCGGCTTCGCCCACGCAAGGtaatggtggtggtggcggatGGAATCCTCCGCCTACGACCAGCCCtttctcgacgtcgtcgcctgtcaatgccgccggccgccagAGTTATTCCAAGCTTGGTCTTCTTTCTGTAGTCTTTGCAATGACTTTATCTGCCGCCGTCTGA
- a CDS encoding Chitin binding protein → MLFTQAILAVLATSVLGHGVVQDPEPRVSGPKQQELCGTAVTDQLESDTAGPIENAIKVADADYKCNLFLCRGYQYEDNEDNVRAVTAGEVIPFHIDLIAGHRPGHANISVIDLANNTVIGEPLITWDDWPTTNPDPLADTDFNVTIPDTLASACDVGGKCAIQWFWYAETNKQTYESCIDFYVEA, encoded by the exons ATGCTGTTCACACAAGCTATTCTTGCGGTTCTTGCAACCAGCGTCTTGGGACATGGCGTCGTACAAGACCCTGAGCCCAGAGTG TCAGGCCCGAAGCAGCAGGAACTCTGTGGAACCGCAGTGACAGACCAACTTGAGAGCG ACACTGCCGGCCCTATTGAAAATGCGATCAAggttgccgacgccgatTACAAGTGCAACCTCTTCCTCTGCCGCGGTTACCAGTACGAGGACAACGAGGACAACGTCCGCGCTGTTACAGCCGGCGAGGTCATCCCCTTCCACATCGACCTGATCGCCGGTCACAGACCAGGACACGCC AACATTTCGGTGATTGACCTCGCGAACAACACCGTCATCGGCGAGCCCCTGATCACCTGGGATGACTGGCCGACGACCAACCCCGACCCTCTGGCCGACA CCGACTTCAATGTCACAATCCCCGacaccttggcctcggcctgcgaTGTTGGCGGCAAGTGTGCCATCCAGTGGTTCTGGTACGCCGAAACCAACAAACAGACGTACGAGAGCTGTATCGACTTTTACGTTGAGGCATGA